In Exiguobacterium sp. 9-2, the genomic window TTTGAGCAAACAGATGCAACAAATCAAATTCCTTACGCGTCAGACTGACCGGCTTGCCATTGACATGGACACTCCGACTTTCAGTGTCGAGTTCAAGCATACCGAGCGTTAAAGTAGCCGATTGATCAACTGTAAAGCGGTGAGAACGACGAAGAGTCGCTTCGATACGAGCAAGTAGTTCTCGGGGGCTGAATGGTTTTGTAATATAGTCATCAGCTCCGATTTTCAGACCGTGGATGCGGTCGAGTTCGTCTGAACGTGCCGTCAGCATGATGATCGGAACATTTGAGAACTCACGGATGCGCATACAGGCTGTCAAGCCGTCCATTTCCGGCATCATGACATCGAGTAGAACGAGATGGAATGTATTTTGTTGAATGAGATGGATGGCTTCTTGTCCGTTAGAAGCTGTCATCGTCGTGTAGTGTTCTTTTTCGAGATTCGAGACGAGAAGGTCACGCATTTGTGCTTCGTCATCTACTACGAGAATGTTAAACGATTCTGGCATTAGTCTTCGCTCCATTTCCTGTAGAAGAAAAGGTTTCTTCCATAAAGATGAGTTTTCTTATTTATCATACCATTTCAAACTTTAGAAACGCATGCGTCGACACAAAAAAGCATGAGAGACAAGGCCCTCATGCTTCGAGTTGTTGGTGATCGTATAGTGTTTCGAGTTCCCGACCATGAATGTACATGTGGAAACTAGATTTTGAGACTTCATACAGCGTGAACTGAGTTTCGCCAGCATTCAATTGCTCAAGAAGCGCAGGGCGCAACTCATCCGCACAGAACGCATACGGCAATTTTTCAGCTGCTTTTTGTGACCGAATATTGCTTTTGCGAATTTTCATGAAGACACTCTCATATCCGAGCTCGAAGAACAGCTCAGAGAAGAAGGCTTCTTTCGCTAAATGATTGTATCCTTTACCATGATACGGTTTACCTAACCATGTACCGAGAAACCCATATTGTCCTTCGATATCGAGTAAACTAATCGTACCAATCGGTTGATCGAATTCATCTAGGATAGTACGTGATACGATTTCACCACGTTCTTCCTCTTCGATTGCCTGCTTTGTAGTAAACAGAAATTCATCAAAGTACCGTGTTTTTTGGCGGACGTACGGATATACGTCTTGATGCTGCATCAGTTCGAACAAATCAGCGCAGTCGCTCAGCTCCCGTTGCTTGAGCATACTTCCATTCCTCCTTTTAGGACCGCAAGAATGATTGTCGAAAGCTACCTGTCTGACTCGTTTGAACCGCGCATGGTATGCCTTCTTCAGTTGTCGGATAAGATAATATTACCTTCTTTTTTTAAAATTGCAAGAAAATAATTTTTGTGAAAAAAGATACAAAAACAAGATGTTTTCCGTAAGCGTCTAAAACCCCCGAAAGGTGCAAAAAACACCTGGCGGGGGTGGGGTTAAATCAAGTTCAGTTGAGCGTGTTCGAAAATGATTTTTCCATCGATCATCGTCATGAGCGGCTTCGCTAAATAGTCGAGTGGGAAGTGACTCCACAGGACGAGATCCGCGTCTTTTCCGATCTCAATCGATCCGACCCGATCGTCCACACCAAGCGAACGGGCTGGATGGATCGTGATCGCGCGTAAGGCGACATCGACCGGTAGACCTTCTCGTGCGGCAAGACCAGCACAGAGGTTCAAGTATTGGACAGGCGTGTATGGATGATCGGTCGTAATCGAGATTTCAAGACCATGTTCGTGAAGAATCCGGTACGTTTCCCATGTCTTATTCTTCAGTTCGATTTTAGACTTTCGCGTAAAGGTTGGTCCGACCGTCACTTTTTCGATCGGTAATTGTTCCATCTCTTTTGCGACGAGATGACCTTCCGTACAATGTTCGATGCGTAAATCAAGATCAAACTCTTCCGCGAAACGAATGGCGGAAAGGATATCATCTGCTCGATGTGCGTGTACACGGAGCGGCATCTTGTGATCGAGGACCCGTTTGATCATTTGATGGGCGAATGTTTCGGAAACCGGTTGCGTTCGAACTTCAAGAAAAGCTTCGCGCAACATCCCCATGATGCCCATCCGTGTCAGTTCACCAGCACGACCAGCACTATGGACACGCTTTGGGTTTTCACCAAGTGCCACCTTCAGACCCGCATACTTTCGAAGAATCATATCATCGATGAACCGTCCGTGCGTTTTGATGACACTCGTGACGCCACCGATGATGTTCATGCTACCCGGCATGACTTGAACGGTCGTGATTCCGTGTTCGACAGCTTCCTTAAAGCCTTCATCCAGCGGATAGACGCCATCAATGGCACGCAGATGAGGAGTCATCGCGAAAATCGTCTCATTCGCATCATTTCCGACGGTTCCGGTACCTTCGTCATATAATCCGAGATGTGTATGGGCATCGATGAAACCGGGCAATAAAAAGTGACCTTCTGCTTCAATGACTTGATCGTCTTCTAAATGATCCAGTAATTCACCGATTTCAATGATTTTCCCATCACGAATGCGGATGTCCCCGTAAAAACTGTCCGAAGTAATCGGATAGATATGTGCATTTCGAATTAAGATATCCAAGTATCGTCCACCCCTGTACTAGTTTGAATGCTCGATTGCTCGTAACGCATCCTTTAGTTCAGCATACCGAAACTTGTATCCGTTTTCGAGCGCTTTTTTCGGAACAACACGAGCTCCTTCTAGTACAATCGTACTCTTTTCACCAAGTGCGAGTTCTAACGCGAAGCGTGGCGCCGGGAGCCAGTGTGGGCGATGTAAGACTTTTCCGACCGTCTGGCCGAAACGACGCATCGTTTCCGGATGAGGAGCAGTGATGTTCAGCGGTCCTTCGACTGTCGGGGTCTCGAGCGCGAATAGGAATAACTCGACTAGATCATCGATGTGGACCCAGGAGACCCATTGTTTACCGTCGCCCATCGTCCCACCACCAAACAAGACATAAGGGAGACGCATTAACGGATAAGCGCCACCGGCTTTCGTCAAGACGACACCAATTCGTGGATGGACGAGTCGAATGCCGGCGTCAGCAATCGGACGAGCAAGATCTTCCCACGCAACACAGACATGACTTAAGAAGTCAGCGGTCGGTGGAAGGGATTGATCTTCAGAGAAGGTTTGATGCCGATCTTGTCCGTAAATGCCAACCGCAGAAGCAGACAAAACGACATTTGGTTTTTGATCGAGTGCTTCAACGATTCGCACGAGCTCCTTCGTCGTACTGACGCGGCTGTCGAGAATGACGCGTTTACGTTCATCCGTCCAACGTCCGTCGTTGATCGAAGCACCAGCAAGATGAATGAATGCATCGACGCCCTCTAAGTGCTGTTCCGGTTTTGCGTCTTCTGTCATCCACTTGATATATGTGACATGCGCATCGTTCGCTTTCGGATGACGCGTCAAGATAAATATGTGATGTCCTTGCTCTAATAAACGCTTCGTCAAGGCTTGACCAATCATACCGGTTCCACCGGTAATCGCAATGTTCATGTAATTCATCCTCCCTGAAATAAGTAAAAGTAGCTTCTTTCCATTTGTTCCCGTTCCATGGTTTCACTCAAACATAGACCTGCCTGTTCATGATATCGTAGAACTACCGAGTCAGGTTAGAGGAGGGAATGTAATGAAGATCAAACGGATCTCGACACAGAAAAAGAACAGCGAACGATTTAATATCTATGTCGAGCGTGATGGCAAAGAAGAGTATGCCTTTGCCGTAGACGTCGATATTTTAATCAAATACAATCTGCAACGCGATAAAGAACTCGATGATGACTTCGTCAAGGAAGTATTGACGGCTGAAGAACAGCAGAAAGCATATCGTCTCTCATTGAATCATTTATCGTACCGCATGCGGGCGACGAGTGAAGTCGTCGCGTATTTAACAGAGAAAGAGACACCGGAGCATGCGATCAAACATGCAATCGAGCGATTGACAGAGCAACGCTATCTAGATGATCAACAGTTCGCACTTGCTTATACGGCAACGAAAAAAGCGACGACACCACAAGGACCTGGACGGATTCGCCGCGACCTTGAGGCATTGAAGATACCGAAGACAGCGATTGATGAAGCGATCGTGACGTTTACGGATGAAGAGGAATACGAAAAAGTCCTGAAGTTTTTGCGGCAAAAGCAAAAAGAGCTGCAACGGCGTTCCATGCGGGAACTGACGCAAAAGCTACAGATGACACTCATGCAACGCGGTTTCTCGTCCGACTTGATCAACGCGGGTATCGAAGAGGTGTTCCGAGCTGAAGAAGGGGACGAAGAAGAACAAGCGGCCCTTTATCAAGCGCGTAAGTATTATCCGAAATATCGACAACTTGAACCGTTCGAGCGTGAACAAAAGGTGAAGCAAGCACTTGTTCGAAAAGGATTTCCATACGGTTTAGCAGCTCAAGTCCTTGAACAAGTCAAAGAAGAAGAAGCAGAATGACGCAATCAAGACGAAAAATTGACAATTATCCGACAATTGTGCTATTCTACGCACAGACTAAGAAAAGGAGGAACCGTCCTATGAAAAAGCCAATTGGTTTCACTCATATCCAACAGCTGAATACGACGGAGACTCTTGAGCACGTATAAGTAATTCATTTCATGTGCGAGCAAGGGGATTCGTCTCCCGAGCGCGCAGACGAACAAGAATGGATCATGCCCATTTCAAGGCATACTGATTCTCGGACTGCATCCGGAAATCCGTATGCCTTTTTGCGTGCTCGGAAAAAGTACTTCATTTTACAGTAAAGGGGGGACCCTCATGCGTTTATTTAATCAATTGAGTTGGTTTCTTAAAGAACACAAATCATCGTACCTCGTAGCAGTCGTCTTGTTAATCATCACCGGCTTCATCGATTTAACGCCACCGTGGCTGATCGGTAAGGTCATCGACGGTTTACGGTCGGGATCGATGGACCGGACGACACTTTTGCAGTATGTCGGCGGATTAACGGTCATCTCCATTGTGTCCTTCATCTTGACGTATCAATGGTTAGCGAAATTATTCGGAACGGCCTTTTTATTAGAACGGACGCTGCGGAGCCGCTTCTTTACGCACTTATTAAAACTGACGCCGACATTCTATCAAAAGAATCGGACGGGAGACTTGATGGCGCT contains:
- a CDS encoding GNAT family N-acetyltransferase; amino-acid sequence: MLKQRELSDCADLFELMQHQDVYPYVRQKTRYFDEFLFTTKQAIEEEERGEIVSRTILDEFDQPIGTISLLDIEGQYGFLGTWLGKPYHGKGYNHLAKEAFFSELFFELGYESVFMKIRKSNIRSQKAAEKLPYAFCADELRPALLEQLNAGETQFTLYEVSKSSFHMYIHGRELETLYDHQQLEA
- a CDS encoding RecX family transcriptional regulator, producing the protein MKIKRISTQKKNSERFNIYVERDGKEEYAFAVDVDILIKYNLQRDKELDDDFVKEVLTAEEQQKAYRLSLNHLSYRMRATSEVVAYLTEKETPEHAIKHAIERLTEQRYLDDQQFALAYTATKKATTPQGPGRIRRDLEALKIPKTAIDEAIVTFTDEEEYEKVLKFLRQKQKELQRRSMRELTQKLQMTLMQRGFSSDLINAGIEEVFRAEEGDEEEQAALYQARKYYPKYRQLEPFEREQKVKQALVRKGFPYGLAAQVLEQVKEEEAE
- a CDS encoding response regulator transcription factor, with the protein product MPESFNILVVDDEAQMRDLLVSNLEKEHYTTMTASNGQEAIHLIQQNTFHLVLLDVMMPEMDGLTACMRIREFSNVPIIMLTARSDELDRIHGLKIGADDYITKPFSPRELLARIEATLRRSHRFTVDQSATLTLGMLELDTESRSVHVNGKPVSLTRKEFDLLHLFAQNNDKVFSREQLLDQIWGADYIGNLRTVDTHIKTLRLKLGEAGGSIQTVWGIGYKFEEV
- a CDS encoding TIGR01777 family oxidoreductase gives rise to the protein MNIAITGGTGMIGQALTKRLLEQGHHIFILTRHPKANDAHVTYIKWMTEDAKPEQHLEGVDAFIHLAGASINDGRWTDERKRVILDSRVSTTKELVRIVEALDQKPNVVLSASAVGIYGQDRHQTFSEDQSLPPTADFLSHVCVAWEDLARPIADAGIRLVHPRIGVVLTKAGGAYPLMRLPYVLFGGGTMGDGKQWVSWVHIDDLVELFLFALETPTVEGPLNITAPHPETMRRFGQTVGKVLHRPHWLPAPRFALELALGEKSTIVLEGARVVPKKALENGYKFRYAELKDALRAIEHSN
- a CDS encoding amidohydrolase; translation: MDILIRNAHIYPITSDSFYGDIRIRDGKIIEIGELLDHLEDDQVIEAEGHFLLPGFIDAHTHLGLYDEGTGTVGNDANETIFAMTPHLRAIDGVYPLDEGFKEAVEHGITTVQVMPGSMNIIGGVTSVIKTHGRFIDDMILRKYAGLKVALGENPKRVHSAGRAGELTRMGIMGMLREAFLEVRTQPVSETFAHQMIKRVLDHKMPLRVHAHRADDILSAIRFAEEFDLDLRIEHCTEGHLVAKEMEQLPIEKVTVGPTFTRKSKIELKNKTWETYRILHEHGLEISITTDHPYTPVQYLNLCAGLAAREGLPVDVALRAITIHPARSLGVDDRVGSIEIGKDADLVLWSHFPLDYLAKPLMTMIDGKIIFEHAQLNLI